In the Vespa crabro chromosome 10, iyVesCrab1.2, whole genome shotgun sequence genome, one interval contains:
- the LOC124427386 gene encoding ER membrane protein complex subunit 4 has protein sequence MATTKQNFKKSKWALDFSHKNKQEKNTDIPSPPGYTPTVALFQSVEYLRETDSNHLIIKKSWDLALGPLKQVPMNLFIMYMAGNSISIFPIMMVGMLIIRPVKALFTLQQTFKVIEGTHAFGQKFVYFFGQLVNIALALYKCQSMGLLPTHASDWLAFVEPQARVEYSGGGFIYI, from the exons atggcAACTACCAAACAGAATTTCAAAAAATCGAAATGGGCATTAGATTTTTCTCACAA GAATAAACAGGAGAAAAATACAGATATACCTTCTCCTCCAGGCTATACTCCTACAGTAGCATTATTTCAGAGTGTAGAATACCTTAGAGAAACAGATTCAAaccatttaataataaaaaaatcttggGATTTAGCTTTAGGACCTCTTAAACAAGTTCCAATGAATTTATTCATAATGTATATGGCTGGTAATTCTATTTCCATATTTCCTATTATGATGGTTGGTATGTTAATTATAAGACCTGTCAAAGCATTGTTCACACTTCAACAAA caTTTAAGGTGATAGAAGGAACACATGCATTTGGTCAAAAATTTGTATACTTTTTTGGGCAATTAGTAAACATCGCTTTAGCATTATACAAATGTCAGTCAATGGGTTTATTACCAACACACGCATCTGATTGGCTGGCATTTGTAGAACCACAAGCAAGAGTAGAATATTCTGGTGgaggatttatatatatctaa
- the LOC124427447 gene encoding protein pellino, producing MVIRSDGGSSESPLLVEEGETLGPPHSPRNKHPHNRSHVNPHECHSHRHDKPKQLVKYGELVILGYNGYLPPGDRGRRRSKFILFKRPIPNGVKRSKHYIVKTPHSSQAILNTKQHSISYTLSRTQAVIVEYTEDEETDMFQIGRSSESPIDFVVMDTCPGGSECGTANEGRVAQSTISRFACRILADRSNPRIARIYAAGFDSSRNIFLGEKATKWQENREIDGLTTNGVLIMHPRGQFCSGEAQCGFWREVSVGGGVFSLRESRSAQQKGNYVEDENNILQDGTLIDLCGATLLWRSAEGLAKSPTKHDLEELVDAINAGRPQCPVGLNTLVIPRKAASDTAQQQPYVYLKCGHVQGHHDWGQEEDKVTRKCPMCLVAGSVVKLTMGIEPAFYVDRGPPTYAFRPCGHMATEKTVKYWEQVAIPHGTNGYIAICPFCAVPLEGSPGYIKLIFQDNVD from the exons ATGGTGATACG ATCGGATGGTGGTAGTAGCGAAAGTCCATTGCTCgtggaagaaggagaaactCTTGGCCCACCTCATAGTCCACGTAATAAACATCCTCATAACCGATCACATGTGAATCCTCATGAATGTCATAGTCATCGCCATGATAAACCAAAGCAACTAGTAAAATATGGAGAATTAGTTATTCttgg atacaaTGGATATCTTCCACCTGGTGATCGTGGTAGGAGGAGAagtaaattcattttatttaaaagaccAATACCAAATGGTGTTAAACGTAGTAAACATTACATTGTTAAAACTCCTCACAGTTCACAAGCCATTCTTAATACAAAACAGCATTCAATTTCATATACACTTTCCAGAACTCAAGCTGTTATAGTTGAATATAcagaagatgaagaaacagATATGTTTCAA ATTGGTCGTTCATCTGAATCACCAATCGATTTTGTTGTAATGGATACATGTCCTGGTGGTAGTGAATGTGGAACTGCAAATGAAGGCCGGGTTGCTCAGAGTACAATTAGTAGGTTTGCCTGTAGAATTCTTGCCGATCGATCTAATCCTAGAATTGCTAGAATTTATGCTGCTGGTTTTGATAGTTCTAGAAACATCTTTTTAGGG gaGAAAGCAACAAAATGgcaagaaaatagagaaattgaTGGTTTGACAACTAATGGTGTTTTGATAATGCATCCACGAGGACAATTTTGTAGTGGTGAAGCCCAATGTGGATTTTGGCGAGAAGTTAGTGTTGGAGGTGGAGTATTTTCCCTTAGAGAGAGCAGAAGTGCTCAACAAAAGGGAAATTATGtagaagatgaaaataatattttacaagatGGTACTCTTATTGACTTATGTGGAGCTACATTACTTTGGAGATCGGCAGAAGGTCTTGCAAAATCACCA acAAAACATGATTTAGAAGAATTAGTTGATGCTATAAATGCTGGCCGGCCGCAATGTCCTGTTGGCTTAAATACTCTAGTTATTCCGCGTAAGGCAGCATCAGATACAGCTCAACAGCAACcatatgtttatttaaaatgtggTCATGTACAAGGTCATCATGATTGGGGACAGGAGGAAGATAAAGTAACAAGAAAGTGTCCAATGTGCTTGGTCGCTGGATCAGTAGTGAAACTTACAATGGGAATTGAACCTGCCTTTTATGTTGACAGAGGCCCACCTACTTATGCATTTAGACCTTGTGGACATATGGCTACAGAAAAAACTGTGAA ATACTGGGAACAGGTGGCAATACCACACGGTACAAATGGTTACATCGCGATCTGTCCCTTCTGTGCAGTTCCTCTTGAAGGTTCACCTGGTTATATAAAACTCATTTTTCAAGACAATGTAGATTGA
- the LOC124427436 gene encoding GTP-binding protein Rheb homolog, protein MPPKQRKIAIMGYRSVGKSSLSIQFVEGQFVDSYDPTIENTFTKSTRVNSQDYEVKLVDTAGQDEYSIFPTQYSMDIHGYVLVYSITSAKSFEVVQIIYDKLLDITGKVHVPIVLVGNKTDLYVDRMITTAQGKQLADAWHAAFLETSAKQNESVADIFHTLLIEIEKADGNVQEKSSCVIS, encoded by the exons ATGCCACCAAAACAGAGGAAAATAGCTATTATGGGATATAGATCAGtag GAAAATCATCACTAAGCATACAATTTGTCGAGGGACAATTTGTGGATTCATATGACCCTACGATAGAAAATA CATTTACCAAAAGTACACGAGTAAATAGTCAAGATTATGAGGTTAAACTAGTGGATACTGCAGGTCAAGATGAATATAGCATATTTCCAACTCAATATTCAATGGATATCCATGGTTATGTTTTGGTTTATAGTATAACTAGTGCAAAAAGTTTTGAAGttgtacaaattatttatgataagCTACTTGATATTACAGGAAAAGTCCA tgTTCCAATTGTATTGGTTGGCAATAAAACTGATTTGTATGTAGACAGAATGATAACAACTGCACAAGGTAAACAGTTAGCAGACGCTTGGCATGCAGCATTTTTAGAAACCAGTGCAAAACAAAATGAg tcTGTTGCTGATATTTTTCACACATTATTGATTGAAATTGAAAAGGCTGATGGAAATGTACAAGAAAAATCAAGTTGTGTTATTTCTTGA
- the LOC124427435 gene encoding protein fem-1 homolog B isoform X2, protein MGAVETAQEDTELSTSLIKRVYYAARDGMAIVLYGLLSDKPPGHIDYLINQKVLEDGQRCTSLIIAARYGHDRVVKMLIDKFKPDLEQEGIVKFDGYVIDGATALWCAAGAGHLNVVKTLVKAGADVNHPTKTNSTPLRAACFEGRLDIVKYLIDHGANIHISNKFNNTCLMIAAYKGHLDIVNFLLKNNADPNEKALCGGTALYFAAECGHTQIVSELLSYGTKITKNLSGVTPLIAAAERTRTPVVECLAARTEVTKREVIDAYELLGASYANDKDSYNLTLAYMYLHKAMKLRYSDPNDVVYKELGETVKAYENWKECDTLEKLENIKNNPNALHMESLAIRERILGCNNPELPHPIIFRGAVFADNARFDRCIDLWLHALKLRQLNNVSAVKDLLRFAQVFSQMIHVGVDLDFSQVINVLEACVTELGRNKSKMQNPDPMDGIDQCIEEIESNITTTLYILTILTKLMTLNEKNYNEADVSKAHYLVHKLCALQVKMRDGQTLLHLAVNSETPVDDFHTNDVCKFPCAATAKLLVRCGADVNAMDDERNTPLHVIVCYKKATSDFMTLYSIIMELIEAGAHIDIVNSNGKTPYESVATGVAEIVLRTHTKLSLKCMAAKAVKTYNLSYCGNVPRSLESFIELHGPGLNQG, encoded by the exons ATGGGTGCTGTTGAGACTGCACAAGAAGATACAGAACTTTCAACATCATTGATTAAAAGAGTTTATTACGCTGCACGAGATGGAATGGCAATTGTATTGTATGGTCTTCTTAGTGATAAACCACCCGGACATATTGATTATCTTATTAATCag AAAGTTTTGGAAGATGGACAAAGATGTACATCTTTAATAATTGCAGCACGATACGGACATGACAGGGTTGTGAAGAtgttaattgataaatttaagcCTGATCTGGAACAAGAAGGAATCGTCAAATTTGATGGATATGTTATTGATGGAGCTACTGCCCTTTGGTGTGCCGCAG ggGCAGGTCATTTAAATGTTGTAAAAACTCTTGTTAAAGCTGGAGCAGATGTAAATCATCCAACCAAAACTAATTCTACTCCTCTTCGAGCTGCATGCTTTGAGGGACGGTTggatattgttaaatatttaatagacCATGGTGCAAACATACACATAtctaataaattcaataatacaTGTTTGATGATTGCAGCATACAAAGGACATTTAGATATT GTGaattttctattgaaaaataatgcaGATCCTAATGAAAAAGCTCTTTGTGGTGGAACAGCATTATATTTTGCAGCAGAGTGTGGTCATACACAAATAGTTTCTGAATTATTAAGTTATggtacaaaaataacaaaaaatttgaGTGGTGTGACACCTTTGATAGCAGCTGCTGAACGAACGCGTACACCTGTAGTAGAGTGTTTGGCAGCTCGTACAGAGGTAACAAAACGGGAAGTAATTGATGCTTATGAATTACTTGGGGCATCTTATGCAAATGATAAAGATTCGTATAACTTAACATtggcatatatgtatttgcaCAAAGCAATGAAATTAag atatagtGATCCTAATGATGTTGTGTATAAAGAATTAGGTGAAACAGTAAAAGCATATGAAAATTGGAAGGAATGTGatacattagaaaaattagaaaatattaaaaacaatccCAATGCACTTCACATGGAGTCTCTTGCAATTCGGGAAAGAATActag gaTGTAACAATCCAGAATTACCACATCCTATAATATTTAGAGGTGCTGTTTTTGCAGATAATGCAAGGTTTGATAGATGTATTGATTTATGGCTTCATGCATTAAAATTAAGacaattaaataatgtatCTGCTGTGAAAGATCTTCTTCGATTTGCACAG gtTTTCTCTCAAATGATTCACGTTGGAGTAGATCTTGATTTTTCTCAAGTTATAAACGTATTAGAAGCATGTGTTACAGAATTGGGacgtaataaaagtaaaatgcaAAATCCAGATCCTATGGATGGTATTGATCAATGTATT GAAGAGATAGAATCAAATATTACAacaactttatatattttaacaattttaacaaaattgatgacattaaatgaaaaaaactaCAATGAAGCAGATGTTTCTAAAGCCCACTATTTGGTACACAAGTTATGTGCATTACAAGTTAAAATGAGGGATGGTCAAACACTCCTACATCTTGCTGTCAATTCTGAAACACCAGTTGATGATTTTCATACGAATGATGTATGCAA atttccATGCGCAGCTACTGCAAAGTTATTAGTACGTTGTGGTGCTGATGTTAATGCAATGGATGATGAAAGAAATACTCCACTTCatgttattgtttgttataAAAAAGCAACCAg tGATTTTATGACTCTTTATTCAATAATCATGGAACTAATAGAAGCTGGCGCTCATATAGATATTGTAAATAGTAATGGGAAGACTCCATATGAATCCGTAGCAACGG gTGTGGCTGAAATAGTACTACGTACTCATACAAAGTTATCTCTAAAATGTATGGCGGCAAAAGCAGTAAAAACGTATAATTTATCTTATTGTGGTAATGTACCACGTTCCCTGGAAAGTTTTATAGAATTACATGGACCTGGTCTTAATCAAGGCTGA
- the LOC124427435 gene encoding protein fem-1 homolog B isoform X3, translated as MLIDKFKPDLEQEGIVKFDGYVIDGATALWCAAGAGHLNVVKTLVKAGADVNHPTKTNSTPLRAACFEGRLDIVKYLIDHGANIHISNKFNNTCLMIAAYKGHLDIVNFLLKNNADPNEKALCGGTALYFAAECGHTQIVSELLSYGTKITKNLSGVTPLIAAAERTRTPVVECLAARTEVTKREVIDAYELLGASYANDKDSYNLTLAYMYLHKAMKLRYSDPNDVVYKELGETVKAYENWKECDTLEKLENIKNNPNALHMESLAIRERILGCNNPELPHPIIFRGAVFADNARFDRCIDLWLHALKLRQLNNVSAVKDLLRFAQVFSQMIHVGVDLDFSQVINVLEACVTELGRNKSKMQNPDPMDGIDQCIEEIESNITTTLYILTILTKLMTLNEKNYNEADVSKAHYLVHKLCALQVKMRDGQTLLHLAVNSETPVDDFHTNDVCKFPCAATAKLLVRCGADVNAMDDERNTPLHVIVCYKKATSDFMTLYSIIMELIEAGAHIDIVNSNGKTPYESVATGVAEIVLRTHTKLSLKCMAAKAVKTYNLSYCGNVPRSLESFIELHGPGLNQG; from the exons AtgttaattgataaatttaagcCTGATCTGGAACAAGAAGGAATCGTCAAATTTGATGGATATGTTATTGATGGAGCTACTGCCCTTTGGTGTGCCGCAG ggGCAGGTCATTTAAATGTTGTAAAAACTCTTGTTAAAGCTGGAGCAGATGTAAATCATCCAACCAAAACTAATTCTACTCCTCTTCGAGCTGCATGCTTTGAGGGACGGTTggatattgttaaatatttaatagacCATGGTGCAAACATACACATAtctaataaattcaataatacaTGTTTGATGATTGCAGCATACAAAGGACATTTAGATATT GTGaattttctattgaaaaataatgcaGATCCTAATGAAAAAGCTCTTTGTGGTGGAACAGCATTATATTTTGCAGCAGAGTGTGGTCATACACAAATAGTTTCTGAATTATTAAGTTATggtacaaaaataacaaaaaatttgaGTGGTGTGACACCTTTGATAGCAGCTGCTGAACGAACGCGTACACCTGTAGTAGAGTGTTTGGCAGCTCGTACAGAGGTAACAAAACGGGAAGTAATTGATGCTTATGAATTACTTGGGGCATCTTATGCAAATGATAAAGATTCGTATAACTTAACATtggcatatatgtatttgcaCAAAGCAATGAAATTAag atatagtGATCCTAATGATGTTGTGTATAAAGAATTAGGTGAAACAGTAAAAGCATATGAAAATTGGAAGGAATGTGatacattagaaaaattagaaaatattaaaaacaatccCAATGCACTTCACATGGAGTCTCTTGCAATTCGGGAAAGAATActag gaTGTAACAATCCAGAATTACCACATCCTATAATATTTAGAGGTGCTGTTTTTGCAGATAATGCAAGGTTTGATAGATGTATTGATTTATGGCTTCATGCATTAAAATTAAGacaattaaataatgtatCTGCTGTGAAAGATCTTCTTCGATTTGCACAG gtTTTCTCTCAAATGATTCACGTTGGAGTAGATCTTGATTTTTCTCAAGTTATAAACGTATTAGAAGCATGTGTTACAGAATTGGGacgtaataaaagtaaaatgcaAAATCCAGATCCTATGGATGGTATTGATCAATGTATT GAAGAGATAGAATCAAATATTACAacaactttatatattttaacaattttaacaaaattgatgacattaaatgaaaaaaactaCAATGAAGCAGATGTTTCTAAAGCCCACTATTTGGTACACAAGTTATGTGCATTACAAGTTAAAATGAGGGATGGTCAAACACTCCTACATCTTGCTGTCAATTCTGAAACACCAGTTGATGATTTTCATACGAATGATGTATGCAA atttccATGCGCAGCTACTGCAAAGTTATTAGTACGTTGTGGTGCTGATGTTAATGCAATGGATGATGAAAGAAATACTCCACTTCatgttattgtttgttataAAAAAGCAACCAg tGATTTTATGACTCTTTATTCAATAATCATGGAACTAATAGAAGCTGGCGCTCATATAGATATTGTAAATAGTAATGGGAAGACTCCATATGAATCCGTAGCAACGG gTGTGGCTGAAATAGTACTACGTACTCATACAAAGTTATCTCTAAAATGTATGGCGGCAAAAGCAGTAAAAACGTATAATTTATCTTATTGTGGTAATGTACCACGTTCCCTGGAAAGTTTTATAGAATTACATGGACCTGGTCTTAATCAAGGCTGA
- the LOC124427435 gene encoding protein fem-1 homolog B isoform X1, translating to MSSNRLTKMGAVETAQEDTELSTSLIKRVYYAARDGMAIVLYGLLSDKPPGHIDYLINQKVLEDGQRCTSLIIAARYGHDRVVKMLIDKFKPDLEQEGIVKFDGYVIDGATALWCAAGAGHLNVVKTLVKAGADVNHPTKTNSTPLRAACFEGRLDIVKYLIDHGANIHISNKFNNTCLMIAAYKGHLDIVNFLLKNNADPNEKALCGGTALYFAAECGHTQIVSELLSYGTKITKNLSGVTPLIAAAERTRTPVVECLAARTEVTKREVIDAYELLGASYANDKDSYNLTLAYMYLHKAMKLRYSDPNDVVYKELGETVKAYENWKECDTLEKLENIKNNPNALHMESLAIRERILGCNNPELPHPIIFRGAVFADNARFDRCIDLWLHALKLRQLNNVSAVKDLLRFAQVFSQMIHVGVDLDFSQVINVLEACVTELGRNKSKMQNPDPMDGIDQCIEEIESNITTTLYILTILTKLMTLNEKNYNEADVSKAHYLVHKLCALQVKMRDGQTLLHLAVNSETPVDDFHTNDVCKFPCAATAKLLVRCGADVNAMDDERNTPLHVIVCYKKATSDFMTLYSIIMELIEAGAHIDIVNSNGKTPYESVATGVAEIVLRTHTKLSLKCMAAKAVKTYNLSYCGNVPRSLESFIELHGPGLNQG from the exons atgagtTCAAATAGATTAACGAAAATGGGTGCTGTTGAGACTGCACAAGAAGATACAGAACTTTCAACATCATTGATTAAAAGAGTTTATTACGCTGCACGAGATGGAATGGCAATTGTATTGTATGGTCTTCTTAGTGATAAACCACCCGGACATATTGATTATCTTATTAATCag AAAGTTTTGGAAGATGGACAAAGATGTACATCTTTAATAATTGCAGCACGATACGGACATGACAGGGTTGTGAAGAtgttaattgataaatttaagcCTGATCTGGAACAAGAAGGAATCGTCAAATTTGATGGATATGTTATTGATGGAGCTACTGCCCTTTGGTGTGCCGCAG ggGCAGGTCATTTAAATGTTGTAAAAACTCTTGTTAAAGCTGGAGCAGATGTAAATCATCCAACCAAAACTAATTCTACTCCTCTTCGAGCTGCATGCTTTGAGGGACGGTTggatattgttaaatatttaatagacCATGGTGCAAACATACACATAtctaataaattcaataatacaTGTTTGATGATTGCAGCATACAAAGGACATTTAGATATT GTGaattttctattgaaaaataatgcaGATCCTAATGAAAAAGCTCTTTGTGGTGGAACAGCATTATATTTTGCAGCAGAGTGTGGTCATACACAAATAGTTTCTGAATTATTAAGTTATggtacaaaaataacaaaaaatttgaGTGGTGTGACACCTTTGATAGCAGCTGCTGAACGAACGCGTACACCTGTAGTAGAGTGTTTGGCAGCTCGTACAGAGGTAACAAAACGGGAAGTAATTGATGCTTATGAATTACTTGGGGCATCTTATGCAAATGATAAAGATTCGTATAACTTAACATtggcatatatgtatttgcaCAAAGCAATGAAATTAag atatagtGATCCTAATGATGTTGTGTATAAAGAATTAGGTGAAACAGTAAAAGCATATGAAAATTGGAAGGAATGTGatacattagaaaaattagaaaatattaaaaacaatccCAATGCACTTCACATGGAGTCTCTTGCAATTCGGGAAAGAATActag gaTGTAACAATCCAGAATTACCACATCCTATAATATTTAGAGGTGCTGTTTTTGCAGATAATGCAAGGTTTGATAGATGTATTGATTTATGGCTTCATGCATTAAAATTAAGacaattaaataatgtatCTGCTGTGAAAGATCTTCTTCGATTTGCACAG gtTTTCTCTCAAATGATTCACGTTGGAGTAGATCTTGATTTTTCTCAAGTTATAAACGTATTAGAAGCATGTGTTACAGAATTGGGacgtaataaaagtaaaatgcaAAATCCAGATCCTATGGATGGTATTGATCAATGTATT GAAGAGATAGAATCAAATATTACAacaactttatatattttaacaattttaacaaaattgatgacattaaatgaaaaaaactaCAATGAAGCAGATGTTTCTAAAGCCCACTATTTGGTACACAAGTTATGTGCATTACAAGTTAAAATGAGGGATGGTCAAACACTCCTACATCTTGCTGTCAATTCTGAAACACCAGTTGATGATTTTCATACGAATGATGTATGCAA atttccATGCGCAGCTACTGCAAAGTTATTAGTACGTTGTGGTGCTGATGTTAATGCAATGGATGATGAAAGAAATACTCCACTTCatgttattgtttgttataAAAAAGCAACCAg tGATTTTATGACTCTTTATTCAATAATCATGGAACTAATAGAAGCTGGCGCTCATATAGATATTGTAAATAGTAATGGGAAGACTCCATATGAATCCGTAGCAACGG gTGTGGCTGAAATAGTACTACGTACTCATACAAAGTTATCTCTAAAATGTATGGCGGCAAAAGCAGTAAAAACGTATAATTTATCTTATTGTGGTAATGTACCACGTTCCCTGGAAAGTTTTATAGAATTACATGGACCTGGTCTTAATCAAGGCTGA
- the LOC124427448 gene encoding uncharacterized protein LOC124427448, with translation MELRLLFILVLCNLTFAEEYHTTKRTKTNNNDVSMQEEPPEGYYAFVESPNAEPPKVKPPPYVESDKECHDTGKGKGYASVYNICGDLNKGFIPKNPMKQYINGSSYPFTLIKNHTLKFLSKALPILKADESLPKVAKIQPVQNSVDPDRKRSRNKRSSDINNNANRNGRKFCENGSGVVCMLYKAIQGEPLVASAAERRDEPSTQEYHQRNPVQEKPEYTGPPTPCPAKVEYATPVFAKNYQGVWRYVVQIPYEGYFTQTIEVTRCMQSRCHYLDGGCLSSPRWTSLLVAEIFYPETFLEGSQIDRFPGPRDPVVGVPPPVHDFQNYQQYLQKRAGENEARNSGSSQQHHCDGVDEMGCFQVRLYYDWFLIPGSCKCWRPDYFNRYVRRSGSSTEL, from the exons atggaactacgtttattattt ATATTAGTTTTATGTAATTTAACTTTTGCCGAAGAATATCATACTACTaaacgaacaaaaacaaataataacgatgtatcTATGCAAGAAGAACCTCCAGAAGGATATTATGCATTTGTTGAATCACCAAATGCTGAACCACCTAAAGTTAAACCACCACCATATGTTGAAAGCGATAAAGAATGTCAtg ATACTGGGAAAGGAAAGGGATATGCGTCTGTGTATAATATTTGTGGTGATTTAAATAAAGGATTTATACCTAAAAATCCAATGAAGCAATATATAAATGGATCTTCCTATCCATT cactttaataaaaaatcatactCTCAAGTTTTTGAGCAAAGCTTTGCCAATTTTAAAAGCAGATGAATCTTTACCAAAAGTTGCCAAAATTCAACCTGTGCAAAATTc AGTTGATCCTGATCGAAAGCGAAGTAGGAATAAAAGATCttctgatataaataataatgcaaatCGTAATGGTCGCAAATTTTGTGAGAATGGTAGTGGAGt ggTATGTATGTTATACAAAGCAATTCAAGGTGAACCATTGGTAGCATCAGCAGCAGAACGCAGAGATGAGCCTTCAACGCAAGAATATCATCAAAGAAATCCTGTTCAAGAAAAGCCTGAATATACTGGACCACCAACACCTTGCCCGGCAAAAGTAGAATATGCAACTCCAGTTTTTGCAAAGAATTATCAAGGAGTTTGGCGTTATGTTGTGCAAATTCCTTATGAGGGTTACTTTACACAAACAATTGAAGTTACTCGATGCAT gcAATCAAGATGTCACTACTTAGATGGTGGTTGTTTGTCTTCACCACGATGGACAAGTTTATTGGTAGCTGAAATTTTTTATCCAGAAACTTTTCTGGAAGGGAGTCAGATTGACAGATTTCCAGGTCCCAGAGATCCTGTTGTCGGTGTCCCACCACCTGTACATGATTTCCAAAATTATCAACAGTACTTGCAAAAGCGTGCAGGTGAAAATGAAGCACGTAATAGTGGTAGTTCTCAACAGCATCATTGCGATGGTGTAGATGAAATGGGTTGTTTTCAG GTacgattatattatgattGGTTTTTAATACCAGGCAGCTGTAAATGTTGGCGACCTGATTATTTTAATCGCTATGTTCGTCGTAGTGGATCTAGTACTGAATTATGA
- the LOC124427449 gene encoding lipase 3-like, with translation MKIHIIFIELAKQNGYFAEEHTVVTEDGYTILFHRIPYSPVSNITYKIRPIILMQPGAFASSDYWILYGSKRSLPCSLADAGFDVWLGNARGNIYGQTHVKFSSKDKEFMQFSYHEIAIYDVPAIIDYILNYTKSEKLYFIGHSMGTTVSYVLLSMKPDYNEKIRLVISLAPTAYWKKDIMSPLMKFIMTYSSISKFLLESGEMYGIIPKSIINKSLIAACSYKFILQSLCVPLIFALFGSDPFQNKPSEIYKFINYYPSGGSFNIYYHYIQNIMTEKFQSYDYGYEHNMKLYKQKVPLEYNLTKISAPVALIYGKNDILVPDKFLVELYKKLPNLQLFEVVPYDHFTHIDFITARNVKELLNDRIIDLLKHYLQ, from the exons atgaaaatacatattattttt ATAGAATTAGCTAAACAGAATGGATATTTTGCGGAAGAACATACGGTTGTTACAGAAGATGGCTATACTATATTGTTTCATAGAATACCTTATAGTCCCGTATCAAATATTACCTATAAAATAAGACCAATAATATTGATGCAACCCGGTGCATTTGCTTCATCCGATTATTGGATTTTATATGGCTCTAAAAGAAGtcttc CGTGTTCACTTGCGGATGCTGGATTTGATGTATGGCTGGGAAATGCTCGAGGAAATATATACGGTCAAACTCAtgtaaaattttcatcgaagGATAAAGAATTTATGCAATTTAG TTATCACGAAATTGCAATTTACGATGTTCCagcaattatcgattatattcttaattatacaaaatcagaaaaactttattttattgGACATTCGATGGGAACAACAGTATCAtatgttttattatcaatgaagccagattataatgaaaaaatacgtTTAGTTATAAGTTTGGCACCTACTGCATACTGGAAGAAAGATATTATGTCTCCactaatgaaatttataatgacATACAGTTCAATATCCAAG tttttaTTAGAATCAGGAGAAATGTATGGTATAATACctaaatcaattataaataaatcattgataGCAGCTTgttcttataaatttattttgcaaTCTTTATGTGTTCCATTAATTTTTGCATTGTTTGGATCAGAtccttttcaaaataaaccC TCAGAAATATATAAGTTTATTAACTATTATCCATCAGGTGgttctttcaatatttattatcattacattcAAAATATCATGACAG aAAAGTTTCAAAGTTATGACTACGGATATGAACATAATATGAaactatataaacaaaaagtaCCACTTGAATACaacttaacaaaaatatcagcACCAGTGGCCTTGATATACGGAAAAAATGATATACTCGTACCAGATAAg TTTTTGGTCGAACTGTACAAAAAGTTACCAAATCTTCAATTATTTGAAGTTGTACCATACGATCATTTTACTCACATAGATTTCATAACCGCCAGAAATGTAAAAGAGTTACTGAACGATCGTATTATAGATTTATTGAAACATTATttgcaataa